One window from the genome of Motilibacter aurantiacus encodes:
- a CDS encoding zinc carboxypeptidase, whose translation MSPSTPNPPAARRSLRRLPLALAAALVLTLLTPFAGDRSAQAAGGTSLPSGRTAYRTLDDFNAEMSALAASHRTTVKHFTLPYRSSQGRPVHGIEVTHGAHSTSDGKPVLFMMGAIHGNEKPSAEHTFEFALDLVQNDGVDPTITRLLDEVRVVFVPIVNVDGYALNKRQSCPALPAECTARNGYDLNRNYPFGWGGQPAAAGPAPGSEPENKNVMWLISNRQVTSFATNHTSGHILLRPVLETRAGYAPDEELYAALSKELGDLNGYVPGVSAYDYQTTGETIDWSYFATRGFAYTFEIVTGGSAPAFQRVVDDYLGIGQYAGGSNRAAFLKLLEQTARTSLHSIIEGDAPRGATVRITKDFDLWTAPEANAGTPLRVPTHLESALFAARGSFRWHVNPSVRPRPAYTGTGVVATGPGQFLQERWTLTCATPDGEVLQSTSVLVDLGRQADVDLSECRSEFPSYEELAATIRSYADAGSFGASTEAGLLERLQKASAMAGAGREEPAIGYTGQLIARAKNQIRHDTAARDAIVAAAEELVRVQQALEDEELRVS comes from the coding sequence TTGTCCCCGAGCACTCCGAACCCACCGGCTGCGCGGCGCTCACTGCGCCGGCTGCCGCTGGCCCTGGCCGCCGCTCTCGTCCTCACCCTGCTGACGCCGTTCGCCGGGGACCGGAGCGCGCAGGCCGCGGGCGGCACGTCGCTGCCGAGCGGCCGGACGGCCTACCGCACGCTGGACGACTTCAACGCGGAGATGTCCGCCCTCGCCGCCTCGCACCGCACGACGGTCAAGCACTTCACGCTGCCCTACCGCTCCAGCCAGGGCCGCCCCGTCCACGGCATCGAGGTCACGCACGGGGCGCACAGCACGTCCGACGGCAAGCCGGTGCTCTTCATGATGGGCGCCATCCACGGCAACGAGAAGCCCTCGGCCGAGCACACGTTCGAGTTCGCGCTCGACCTGGTGCAGAACGACGGCGTCGACCCCACGATCACCCGTCTGCTGGACGAGGTGCGGGTCGTCTTCGTGCCGATCGTGAACGTCGACGGCTACGCGCTCAACAAGCGGCAGAGCTGCCCGGCGCTGCCCGCGGAGTGCACCGCACGCAACGGCTACGACCTCAACCGGAACTACCCGTTCGGCTGGGGCGGGCAGCCGGCGGCCGCGGGGCCCGCGCCCGGCTCGGAGCCGGAGAACAAGAACGTCATGTGGCTGATCAGCAACCGGCAGGTCACGTCGTTCGCGACCAACCACACCTCCGGCCACATCCTGCTGCGCCCGGTGCTCGAGACGCGCGCCGGCTACGCGCCCGACGAGGAGCTCTACGCCGCGCTCAGCAAGGAGCTCGGCGACCTCAACGGCTACGTCCCCGGCGTCTCCGCCTACGACTACCAGACCACCGGGGAGACGATCGACTGGTCGTACTTCGCGACCCGCGGCTTCGCGTACACCTTCGAGATCGTGACCGGCGGGTCGGCACCGGCCTTCCAGCGGGTCGTCGACGACTACCTCGGCATCGGCCAGTACGCCGGCGGGTCGAACCGCGCGGCATTCCTCAAGCTCCTCGAGCAGACGGCGCGCACCAGCCTGCACTCGATCATCGAGGGCGACGCCCCGCGCGGCGCGACCGTACGGATCACCAAGGACTTCGACCTCTGGACCGCCCCCGAGGCGAACGCCGGAACTCCGCTTCGCGTGCCGACGCATCTCGAGTCCGCGCTGTTCGCCGCCCGCGGCTCGTTCCGCTGGCACGTCAACCCGTCGGTGCGGCCGCGCCCGGCGTACACCGGGACCGGGGTCGTCGCCACCGGCCCCGGTCAGTTCCTCCAGGAGCGCTGGACTCTGACCTGCGCGACACCGGACGGCGAGGTGCTGCAGTCCACGTCCGTCCTCGTCGACCTCGGCCGGCAGGCGGACGTCGACCTGTCCGAGTGCCGCTCGGAGTTCCCCTCCTACGAGGAGCTCGCCGCGACGATCCGGTCCTACGCCGACGCGGGGAGCTTCGGCGCGTCGACGGAGGCCGGCCTGCTCGAACGACTGCAGAAGGCTTCGGCCATGGCGGGCGCGGGCCGGGAGGAGCCGGCCATCGGCTACACCGGTCAGCTCATCGCCCGCGCCAAGAACCAGATCCGGCACGACACCGCGGCCCGCGACGCCATCGTCGCCGCGGCCGAGGAGCTCGTGCGGGTGCAGCAGGCGCTGGAGGACGAGGAGCTGCGCGTCTCCTGA